A section of the Deltaproteobacteria bacterium genome encodes:
- the greB gene encoding transcription elongation factor GreB encodes MSKAFVKEDQDQEEDLETPDDGDLDSNDEPKFHSKKNYITDRGFERLRAELHELLYSERPKLVEVVAWAASNGDRSENADYTYGKKRLREIDRRIRFLQRRMDIAEIVVPENQKGDRVLFGATVTVLDEADAQRIYKVVGIDETDAKVGKISWISPIGKALLQAKVGEAVLLQTPKGEEELEILKVEFKKIEE; translated from the coding sequence ATGAGCAAGGCATTCGTCAAAGAAGATCAAGATCAGGAAGAAGACTTAGAAACGCCTGATGATGGCGACCTAGACTCCAATGACGAGCCAAAGTTTCATAGCAAGAAAAACTACATTACCGACCGCGGCTTCGAGCGGCTGCGAGCCGAGCTTCACGAGCTTTTATATAGTGAGCGGCCGAAACTAGTAGAGGTGGTTGCGTGGGCGGCGAGCAATGGAGATCGGTCCGAAAATGCGGACTACACTTATGGAAAAAAAAGGCTGCGCGAGATTGATCGTCGCATTCGATTTCTTCAGCGACGAATGGATATTGCTGAGATCGTCGTGCCGGAAAACCAAAAAGGTGATCGCGTGCTTTTTGGTGCAACGGTGACGGTCCTCGATGAAGCCGACGCGCAAAGAATATATAAAGTTGTGGGCATCGACGAAACCGACGCCAAAGTTGGAAAAATCAGTTGGATTTCGCCGATAGGAAAAGCGTTGCTACAGGCAAAAGTGGGCGAGGCCGTTTTACTTCAAACACCAAAGGGCGAAGAAGAGCTCGAAATTTTGAAAGTTGAGTTTAAAAAAATTGAAGAGTGA
- a CDS encoding MBL fold metallo-hydrolase yields MLYARLRDTLIGFVNQHPTVPAGRADKFVDEYLGGLPKWHTSGFGGDTSCVEVVGAREPVIIDAGSGLRRLGEKLMAGACGKGQGIVHLLFTHFHWDHVIGLPFFTPVFIPGNEIHIYAVQPDLEECVQQVFKKPFFPVPFAELGAKIVFHRLEPRKPFQLSSLTITPYMLDHPDPCWGYRIDASTVAGKKSYAHCVDSEATRVLPIDLGEDVALYRDADLCYFDAQYTLHEFLNHMNWGHSTAPIGLEMALREGVRKILFAHHDPAASDLKISDAERQTGEFFASYQLAAQKGGRSLPPLEWSFARDGEYFALGTLIR; encoded by the coding sequence ATGCTCTATGCGCGACTTCGCGATACCTTGATTGGATTTGTAAATCAGCATCCGACAGTTCCGGCGGGGCGAGCAGACAAATTCGTTGATGAGTATTTAGGTGGTCTTCCGAAGTGGCACACTTCGGGTTTTGGCGGAGACACATCTTGCGTAGAGGTAGTGGGAGCCCGTGAACCGGTCATCATCGACGCGGGTTCTGGACTTCGTCGACTGGGTGAAAAATTGATGGCGGGCGCATGCGGAAAGGGCCAAGGAATTGTGCATCTTTTATTTACGCACTTCCATTGGGACCATGTTATAGGGCTGCCGTTTTTTACGCCGGTTTTCATTCCCGGAAACGAAATTCATATTTATGCTGTCCAGCCAGATTTAGAAGAGTGTGTTCAGCAGGTTTTTAAAAAGCCGTTTTTTCCGGTGCCGTTTGCCGAGCTGGGCGCGAAGATAGTTTTTCACCGGCTGGAGCCGAGAAAGCCTTTTCAACTTTCTTCGCTGACCATTACTCCCTATATGCTTGATCATCCCGACCCGTGCTGGGGGTATCGAATTGATGCAAGTACCGTTGCGGGCAAAAAATCATATGCTCACTGCGTAGACAGCGAGGCGACTAGGGTGCTCCCCATCGACCTTGGCGAGGACGTGGCTCTCTATCGCGACGCGGATCTCTGCTACTTCGACGCGCAATACACGTTGCACGAGTTTTTAAATCATATGAACTGGGGTCACTCGACGGCTCCCATTGGTTTAGAGATGGCTCTTCGCGAAGGAGTTCGAAAAATTTTGTTCGCCCACCATGACCCAGCGGCGAGTGATCTTAAAATTTCCGATGCGGAACGCCAAACCGGTGAATTCTTTGCTTCTTACCAATTAGCGGCGCAAAAAGGCGGACGGAGTTTACCACCTCTCGAGTGGTCATTTGCGCGCGATGGAGAATATTTTGCGCTCGGAACTTTAATTCGGTGA
- the sppA gene encoding signal peptide peptidase SppA, with product MLKTFFKTMFSSLLGILAAVLIAFVLIPLLIVGIAGSANWSKREILHPKSVLHVLLDGEIIDSAPTVDWMFEDGRTKTRLQKLIKAIRLARDDSRIVGVVVDIRNPSIGWASATAIRRELVAFKEAKKFSFTYADRLNELGFYIASGTDRTVMQPHGDIELDGLASEVPFMKGLFAKLEVKPTIFRVGKFKAAVEPFILDKMSDENREQTRVLVDDLWSEVRASIAGSAKVSVEELDGWMSNLELRSVEDAKRVRLISDLMFTDEFDTLVRGAAGWTADEELKYVTASRMAAEAPSAKGGEKRKIALVIAEGEIVKGEGGRGQIGDDTFMSALYEIDQDPDVAAVVLRVNSPGGDALASDILWRQLTVLDEKRPVVASMGDIAASGGYYMAVGARHIVTEPTTITGSIGVFGLLFNAESLFKNKLGVLFDRVSTHRHSDYGGMTRSLDPKESASIQSSVEKTYRRFIDVVAQSRGFEKIEDVEALAEGRVWSGTRAIQIGLADEVGGLDRALAKAAEFAGLGDAYEIEIFPKPVDHLEKFFETLADGSETGKIFGFWQAPAVRGFLQNVLGVGGDFEETRFKSLHSAAGVLEHAARSNKPATLARENLSPLAIQ from the coding sequence ATGCTGAAGACGTTTTTTAAAACGATGTTTTCGTCTCTCCTCGGAATTCTTGCAGCGGTGTTAATCGCGTTCGTCCTAATTCCCTTGCTGATCGTCGGAATCGCGGGGTCGGCAAATTGGTCCAAGCGCGAAATCTTGCACCCAAAATCAGTTTTGCACGTTCTGTTAGACGGCGAAATTATCGACAGTGCGCCAACCGTCGATTGGATGTTTGAAGACGGACGCACAAAGACAAGACTGCAAAAGTTGATCAAGGCGATCCGATTGGCACGCGATGACTCGCGGATTGTTGGAGTCGTAGTCGATATTAGAAACCCTTCGATTGGCTGGGCGTCTGCGACTGCGATTCGGCGGGAACTCGTAGCGTTCAAAGAAGCAAAGAAATTTTCCTTCACTTATGCCGACCGGTTGAATGAACTGGGGTTTTACATTGCGAGCGGAACCGATCGAACCGTAATGCAGCCACACGGTGACATCGAGTTAGATGGACTTGCATCTGAAGTTCCGTTCATGAAGGGACTTTTCGCGAAGCTCGAAGTGAAGCCTACCATTTTCAGGGTAGGAAAGTTTAAAGCGGCAGTTGAGCCTTTTATTTTAGATAAGATGAGTGATGAAAATCGCGAGCAAACTCGAGTTCTGGTTGACGATTTGTGGTCAGAAGTTCGCGCCTCGATTGCCGGATCGGCGAAGGTTTCAGTGGAAGAGCTTGATGGCTGGATGTCCAATTTGGAACTTAGGTCCGTCGAAGATGCAAAACGAGTGCGACTCATTTCGGATCTGATGTTCACTGATGAATTTGATACTCTGGTTCGTGGAGCTGCGGGATGGACGGCGGACGAAGAGTTAAAGTATGTGACCGCTTCGCGAATGGCGGCCGAGGCGCCGAGTGCCAAAGGTGGCGAGAAACGAAAAATCGCGCTTGTCATCGCCGAAGGCGAAATTGTTAAAGGCGAGGGCGGCCGGGGACAAATTGGCGATGATACATTCATGAGTGCCCTTTATGAGATTGACCAGGATCCCGATGTTGCGGCGGTCGTCTTGCGCGTCAACAGTCCCGGTGGCGACGCCCTTGCCAGTGATATTCTATGGCGCCAGCTGACTGTTCTTGATGAAAAGCGTCCGGTCGTTGCGTCGATGGGTGATATCGCCGCATCAGGAGGCTATTATATGGCCGTCGGTGCGAGGCATATTGTGACAGAGCCCACTACGATCACGGGTTCAATCGGTGTGTTCGGCTTGTTGTTCAATGCCGAGAGCTTGTTTAAAAACAAACTGGGCGTCTTGTTTGATCGTGTCTCGACACATCGGCATTCTGATTATGGTGGGATGACTCGTTCGCTCGATCCGAAAGAGTCGGCGTCGATTCAGTCGTCGGTAGAAAAAACCTATCGTCGATTCATCGATGTCGTGGCGCAAAGCCGTGGTTTCGAAAAAATTGAGGACGTCGAAGCGCTGGCAGAGGGCCGCGTTTGGTCCGGCACTCGCGCAATTCAAATTGGGTTGGCAGATGAAGTCGGTGGTCTCGATCGTGCTCTTGCAAAGGCCGCAGAATTTGCGGGTCTCGGGGACGCATACGAAATTGAAATTTTCCCGAAACCAGTGGACCATCTTGAGAAATTTTTTGAAACATTGGCGGACGGCAGTGAAACAGGAAAAATTTTCGGTTTTTGGCAGGCCCCTGCAGTGCGGGGATTTTTGCAAAACGTGCTAGGCGTCGGGGGCGATTTCGAAGAAACGCGATTTAAAAGTCTTCACTCCGCAGCTGGCGTTTTAGAACATGCCGCAAGATCAAATAAGCCAGCAACTTTAGCCCGAGAAAATTTGTCCCCGCTCGCAATCCAATAA
- a CDS encoding cytochrome c produces MNQNRDDHGKTVDEAAEGLTRAPLIKRFGFLLLTGAVSTSLFYTNCDGGFKYDPNSGQLSSLGGDGSQPSGDLKVTTFSPAGMVVPEGQSFEGGVEYRLVATATGIQTASLAWQLTENTGNCVMRNGSGPETRYLQCDRSGRVSVQTSASFPDGRQAVASVPRTTADLIADSCGPSTDDRVVFRIPAATGTSPWNSSTSPVLAFVGQTVRICNNDSRGHRLHTGGNPCAHQNNTMMNGQFYDCSINSTAGANAATGIVGGTYDHDIGTNAAFYVRVLSGQALYADAAQSTTAQSCASCHNGIANSTKRGRNFGQIKAAIASVPQMAGFQTQLTDDEIRAIAYALR; encoded by the coding sequence ATGAATCAAAATCGAGATGACCACGGGAAAACGGTGGATGAGGCAGCTGAGGGGCTGACGCGTGCACCGCTAATCAAACGGTTTGGGTTTCTTTTGTTAACAGGCGCAGTGTCCACATCACTCTTTTATACAAACTGCGATGGCGGTTTTAAATACGATCCCAACAGCGGTCAGCTTTCAAGCTTGGGCGGTGATGGATCCCAACCCAGTGGTGACTTAAAAGTTACGACCTTTAGTCCGGCAGGAATGGTTGTTCCGGAAGGCCAATCGTTTGAAGGCGGCGTCGAATATCGTCTTGTTGCAACTGCAACGGGGATTCAAACTGCCAGTCTCGCATGGCAGCTGACTGAAAATACTGGCAATTGTGTGATGAGAAACGGTTCGGGACCCGAAACCCGTTATCTTCAGTGCGATCGTTCGGGACGCGTGTCGGTTCAGACTTCCGCGAGTTTTCCTGATGGTCGCCAAGCAGTTGCATCTGTACCGCGAACGACAGCGGATTTAATCGCCGACTCTTGTGGCCCAAGCACAGATGATCGAGTGGTATTTCGAATTCCTGCAGCCACTGGCACAAGTCCATGGAACTCTTCAACTTCGCCGGTACTTGCATTTGTTGGTCAGACAGTCCGTATTTGTAACAACGATTCTCGAGGACATCGTCTTCATACGGGTGGGAATCCTTGTGCGCATCAAAATAACACGATGATGAACGGACAATTTTATGATTGCTCGATCAACAGCACTGCCGGGGCAAATGCCGCGACCGGAATTGTTGGTGGGACATATGACCATGACATCGGCACCAATGCTGCGTTTTATGTTCGGGTTTTAAGTGGGCAAGCGCTGTACGCAGACGCCGCGCAGTCGACGACGGCGCAGTCATGTGCAAGCTGTCACAACGGAATAGCCAATTCAACAAAGCGTGGACGAAACTTTGGACAGATCAAAGCGGCCATTGCTTCTGTTCCGCAAATGGCAGGGTTTCAAACACAGTTAACAGACGACGAGATTCGCGCGATTGCATATGCGCTTCGGTAA
- a CDS encoding cytochrome c, whose translation MNNAGRGRKTLRSLRLGAPFFILATILVMSFQNCDGGFHYDPNSGELNSLGGGGVGDEAFKLTTRNSFNIVVPEGQSFEGGLEYKVEATGTSLAGATLMWAMPSNTGNCVLKSGTSPTVRFVQCDRAGSVRVQATAILADGSTSILTTERTTGAVLVDLCGASSSTRTNFRIAPGTGANPWNTAVSPVVVFVGQTLRVCNDDSVNHQLTTGGAGCANQAAPMANGQIFDCVIANRNNINATTGNFNGFFDTIAGTNAAFYVRPFDGGALYADVTKTTSGTQSCASCHGGLAGSAKRGSSFTSIKNAITSNRGNMGTLYTGQITDDELRAIAFSLR comes from the coding sequence GTGAATAATGCAGGACGGGGTCGCAAAACTCTGCGGTCGTTGCGCTTAGGCGCACCATTCTTTATTTTGGCCACGATTCTTGTGATGTCTTTTCAAAACTGCGATGGCGGTTTTCACTACGATCCAAATTCGGGCGAACTTAACAGTTTGGGTGGCGGCGGGGTCGGCGATGAAGCCTTCAAGCTTACAACTAGAAATTCCTTTAACATCGTGGTTCCAGAGGGACAGTCGTTTGAGGGCGGTCTAGAATATAAAGTTGAAGCAACCGGTACGTCGCTGGCTGGAGCAACTTTAATGTGGGCGATGCCGAGTAACACCGGTAATTGTGTTTTGAAGTCTGGAACTTCTCCGACAGTACGATTCGTTCAGTGTGATCGCGCAGGCTCAGTTCGCGTCCAAGCGACTGCGATTTTAGCAGACGGATCGACAAGTATTCTGACTACCGAACGAACCACGGGCGCCGTGCTCGTTGATCTGTGTGGCGCCTCAAGCTCAACTCGCACCAACTTCCGAATCGCTCCAGGCACGGGCGCTAACCCGTGGAACACGGCGGTTTCGCCAGTGGTGGTTTTTGTCGGACAAACGCTTCGGGTTTGTAATGATGACTCGGTGAACCACCAATTGACCACTGGCGGAGCGGGTTGCGCCAATCAGGCGGCACCGATGGCAAACGGTCAGATCTTTGATTGCGTAATTGCAAACCGCAATAACATCAACGCTACCACCGGCAACTTCAACGGTTTCTTCGATACAATTGCGGGCACCAATGCAGCCTTTTATGTAAGGCCGTTTGATGGTGGTGCGTTGTATGCAGACGTAACTAAAACCACTTCTGGTACTCAGTCTTGCGCAAGCTGCCACGGTGGTCTCGCCGGATCGGCAAAGCGAGGTTCTTCATTTACCTCAATTAAAAACGCGATAACGTCCAATCGCGGCAATATGGGAACACTTTATACCGGGCAAATTACCGACGATGAGCTTCGCGCGATTGCGTTTTCTCTTCGGTAA
- a CDS encoding acyl-CoA thioesterase codes for MKFEYEVLIRESHIDSFGHVNNAQYLSLFEEARWEIITPRGFSVGEIQARGLGPVVLEVNLRFSKEIQLRQKIRIRSEVIVGPNAMRSKTSKMIQIMVNEKDENCCTGEFTFALFDLRARRIVPPTAEWLNAIGVT; via the coding sequence ATGAAGTTTGAATACGAAGTTTTAATCCGCGAATCTCACATCGATAGTTTCGGCCACGTTAACAATGCCCAGTATCTAAGTCTTTTTGAGGAGGCTCGCTGGGAGATAATTACGCCCAGAGGTTTCAGCGTTGGTGAAATTCAAGCTAGAGGCCTAGGACCTGTCGTGCTTGAAGTAAACCTTCGCTTTTCAAAAGAGATTCAGCTGAGACAGAAAATTCGAATTCGTTCCGAAGTGATTGTTGGACCAAACGCAATGCGATCGAAAACTTCGAAAATGATCCAAATTATGGTGAATGAAAAAGATGAGAATTGTTGTACAGGGGAATTCACCTTTGCGCTTTTCGATTTGCGTGCGCGCAGAATAGTTCCGCCGACAGCGGAATGGTTGAACGCGATAGGCGTTACTTGA
- a CDS encoding alkane 1-monooxygenase, with amino-acid sequence MTAVFPFFLLLVFPVAAAVSLYLGGLWLLLAPALAFVLMPAIDFLMDRVKRPEAIRLAVSPSGEVLAAALLHGYVVLQLLLLGLGIIRVPDLLEQRGWLEVFGLVLTFGIMTGGIGITIAHELVHRRESFSYWSGVMLLCSVFYGHFAIEHVLGHHSHVGTRQDPATARRGENVWFFAVRSVFMGVLSANAIEKLRLSRLGKAWGSSSNRIFKVWAISLLFATFAGSVGGWMGLLFFVLQAVVAVLLLEFINYVEHYGLERKILENGKPEPVQLWHSWDSSSRLSGWILIHLSRHADHHKYPARPFTKLEGSKSSPHLPASYPACVLLATVPPLWYRVMNRRIDNFEGSRS; translated from the coding sequence ATGACGGCGGTTTTTCCATTTTTCCTCCTTCTTGTGTTTCCAGTCGCGGCGGCTGTTTCGCTTTATCTTGGCGGACTTTGGCTTTTGCTCGCGCCTGCATTGGCTTTTGTCCTGATGCCCGCCATCGACTTTCTAATGGATCGCGTGAAGCGGCCTGAGGCTATTCGCCTCGCTGTAAGCCCCAGCGGTGAAGTGCTCGCCGCTGCGCTACTGCATGGCTACGTCGTCCTACAGCTTTTACTTCTCGGACTTGGAATCATCCGCGTTCCTGACCTGTTAGAACAGCGTGGATGGTTAGAAGTGTTTGGACTTGTATTAACCTTTGGAATCATGACGGGCGGTATTGGAATCACGATTGCACATGAGCTGGTGCATCGGCGAGAGAGCTTTTCGTACTGGAGTGGCGTGATGCTACTTTGCTCCGTGTTTTACGGCCACTTTGCGATCGAGCATGTCCTTGGCCATCATTCTCATGTTGGCACGCGGCAAGATCCGGCGACGGCTCGGCGGGGCGAGAATGTATGGTTCTTCGCTGTCCGCTCAGTTTTCATGGGCGTTTTATCTGCAAACGCTATTGAAAAACTTCGTTTAAGCAGATTGGGCAAAGCGTGGGGTTCGAGTTCAAATCGGATTTTTAAAGTCTGGGCGATCAGTTTGCTCTTTGCCACCTTCGCAGGATCTGTTGGCGGGTGGATGGGACTTTTGTTTTTTGTCCTTCAGGCGGTTGTCGCAGTTTTGCTTCTTGAGTTCATCAACTACGTAGAACATTATGGTTTAGAAAGAAAAATTCTTGAGAACGGGAAGCCAGAACCTGTTCAACTTTGGCATAGCTGGGATTCTTCCTCCAGGTTGAGCGGATGGATTTTGATTCATCTTTCGCGACATGCAGACCACCACAAGTATCCTGCTCGACCATTTACGAAGTTAGAAGGATCAAAAAGCAGTCCACATTTGCCTGCAAGTTACCCAGCGTGTGTTCTGCTTGCGACCGTGCCGCCACTTTGGTACCGAGTGATGAATCGCCGAATAGATAATTTTGAAGGAAGCCGATCATGA
- a CDS encoding dihydroorotase family protein encodes MTNWKKNPHSSTPITLQDIDVWTADRIRKSCDITITDGFVTDIRPTASQGRRKRRIAIMPSAVDTQVHLRTPGQWTKETPETGLHAALKGGVGSLLTMPNTKPVLDSVDALMLAKAQIAAAELRYGIRVMYSVAGTIGQNGKVVAPIEELVANGAAAVTDDGKGISDDQVQLLVFEAAARSGAPFMQHAETLGAEGPLADGPVPRALGLKPYGSHHETDMVARDIKLLEKVPTARYHLLHTSAAKSLPLVLAAKEKGLRVTAEVSPHHLYFSSSEIDAQNKSFKMNPPIRSSYDREALIDALRDGLIDWVATDHAPHEAETKQKPFSEASFGTLGLETMVPVVLDLVAKGRLSATRAVQVLSSAPAKFLGIDSEFGFIKIGSPARLTIVAPDESWTVHASEHVSLSKNTCFDGIRLTGKVLGQINRSGTWLAEDI; translated from the coding sequence ATGACCAATTGGAAAAAAAATCCGCACTCAAGTACTCCGATCACGTTACAAGATATTGATGTTTGGACGGCTGACCGAATTCGCAAGAGCTGCGATATCACGATTACCGACGGGTTCGTAACGGATATTCGTCCCACTGCAAGTCAAGGTCGTCGCAAGCGAAGAATTGCAATTATGCCTTCCGCAGTCGACACTCAGGTGCATTTGCGGACTCCTGGCCAATGGACAAAGGAGACACCCGAAACTGGTCTGCATGCAGCTCTGAAAGGCGGAGTCGGATCACTTTTAACGATGCCAAACACAAAGCCAGTTCTCGACTCAGTCGATGCGTTGATGCTGGCGAAAGCTCAGATCGCGGCAGCCGAACTTCGCTATGGAATTCGCGTGATGTATTCGGTCGCAGGAACAATCGGGCAAAACGGCAAAGTGGTCGCGCCAATTGAAGAGTTAGTAGCAAACGGAGCGGCAGCCGTGACCGACGATGGAAAAGGGATTTCGGACGATCAGGTTCAACTTCTGGTTTTTGAGGCGGCCGCACGATCCGGCGCACCGTTCATGCAGCACGCGGAAACCCTCGGCGCTGAGGGGCCGCTAGCAGATGGCCCAGTTCCTCGAGCTCTTGGTCTTAAGCCTTACGGCTCACACCACGAAACAGACATGGTTGCGAGAGATATTAAGCTTCTCGAGAAAGTTCCCACGGCCAGATACCATTTACTTCATACATCCGCGGCAAAATCTTTACCACTCGTGTTGGCGGCCAAAGAAAAAGGACTCCGAGTCACTGCGGAGGTTTCTCCTCATCATCTGTATTTTTCGAGTAGCGAAATTGATGCACAAAACAAGTCCTTTAAAATGAACCCACCGATACGCTCATCGTACGACCGTGAGGCGCTGATCGATGCGCTTCGCGACGGGTTGATTGATTGGGTTGCAACGGACCATGCTCCTCATGAGGCAGAGACGAAACAAAAGCCGTTTAGCGAAGCTTCGTTTGGAACTCTAGGCTTAGAAACTATGGTGCCGGTAGTTTTAGATCTTGTTGCAAAAGGTCGTTTGTCGGCAACGCGAGCTGTTCAAGTTCTATCATCAGCACCTGCTAAATTTCTTGGTATTGATTCTGAATTTGGATTTATAAAAATCGGCTCTCCAGCGCGACTGACAATAGTCGCACCCGACGAATCATGGACGGTGCACGCGTCCGAGCATGTGAGCCTATCGAAGAATACATGCTTTGACGGCATCCGGTTAACAGGTAAGGTGTTGGGACAAATTAATCGATCGGGCACTTGGTTGGCCGAGGACATTTAA
- a CDS encoding bacterioferritin, giving the protein MDTKKVIDALNTILEFELAGVVRYTHYSLMVYGHNRIPIVSWLREQAAESLAHAAQAGENITTLNGHPSLKISNLLETHKHAIGDILKESLDHEQVQLGNYKALLTLVEGHSVFLEEYARQMIYDEELHVAEVQKMLRKPE; this is encoded by the coding sequence ATGGACACGAAGAAAGTTATCGATGCACTCAACACGATTCTTGAATTTGAGTTGGCCGGTGTTGTCCGATACACCCACTATTCGCTGATGGTATATGGCCACAATCGCATTCCTATCGTCAGCTGGTTGCGAGAGCAAGCGGCCGAATCTTTGGCTCACGCTGCACAGGCCGGGGAAAACATCACGACTCTGAACGGCCATCCGTCGCTTAAGATTTCCAACCTTCTAGAGACCCATAAGCATGCTATTGGCGATATTCTTAAAGAGAGTCTCGATCATGAGCAGGTTCAGCTGGGAAATTATAAAGCGCTGTTAACTCTTGTAGAGGGGCACTCGGTTTTTCTTGAGGAGTATGCGCGCCAAATGATTTACGATGAAGAGTTGCACGTAGCTGAAGTCCAAAAGATGCTGCGCAAGCCAGAGTAG
- a CDS encoding cellulase family glycosylhydrolase, giving the protein MLFKTNSMKIQAVGNQLTRRNSEPYGTAGATVRLRGLCLQDPIWQRLAPGPRLLPHGPGVLEQAKAWGANAVRIPFHPVTIRHAGQGDWILGLEHVVSELNWILIAADALDLDVIVDFHSIGMPAEGGSNSFFDFDEAPFTNLYKTDQDEIESFWEMVSLRFGSHPRLIAFEIFNEATKETAFGSLADWTAHSIWSENLIRQIIRPNSPHTLVIVSGLHFGYDLEFVADRPIGDSNVAYASHPYPHHSQAKTWDRALGKTADLFPVLLTELGFANTGFFGRDHHRGFRDWELEIRTYADRRNLSFFAWNFSHSWEPALLENKPDFIPNEAGHFFKDWLRAESAK; this is encoded by the coding sequence GTGCTTTTCAAAACTAACTCTATGAAAATTCAGGCAGTTGGAAATCAACTGACAAGACGAAATTCCGAACCTTATGGAACGGCTGGAGCTACGGTCAGACTGCGTGGGCTTTGCCTCCAAGACCCTATCTGGCAGAGATTGGCCCCAGGGCCTAGGCTTTTGCCACACGGGCCTGGCGTGCTTGAGCAAGCCAAAGCTTGGGGCGCAAATGCTGTTCGCATTCCGTTTCATCCTGTCACGATCCGTCATGCCGGCCAGGGTGACTGGATCCTAGGCCTCGAACACGTTGTTTCAGAGCTCAACTGGATCTTAATTGCAGCAGATGCTTTGGACCTCGATGTCATCGTCGATTTTCATTCGATCGGGATGCCTGCAGAAGGCGGAAGCAACAGCTTTTTTGATTTTGACGAGGCCCCATTCACGAATCTCTATAAAACCGATCAAGATGAAATCGAATCGTTTTGGGAGATGGTCTCCTTACGTTTCGGATCACACCCAAGGCTTATCGCGTTCGAAATCTTTAATGAGGCAACAAAAGAAACTGCCTTCGGATCGCTGGCAGACTGGACTGCTCATTCGATTTGGTCGGAAAATCTCATTCGCCAAATCATTCGACCAAACTCCCCGCATACTCTCGTCATCGTCAGTGGCCTACACTTCGGTTATGATCTAGAATTTGTTGCGGACCGTCCCATCGGCGATTCTAACGTAGCCTACGCCAGTCACCCCTATCCGCATCATAGCCAAGCAAAAACCTGGGATAGAGCACTTGGAAAAACCGCAGATCTCTTTCCGGTATTATTGACGGAGCTCGGCTTTGCAAACACCGGATTTTTCGGACGCGACCATCACCGAGGGTTTCGCGACTGGGAGCTTGAAATTCGGACCTACGCAGATCGAAGAAATCTTTCGTTTTTCGCCTGGAACTTTTCACATAGCTGGGAACCGGCACTACTAGAGAACAAACCCGACTTCATTCCAAACGAAGCCGGACATTTTTTTAAAGATTGGCTGCGAGCGGAATCCGCAAAGTAA